The genomic DNA AATGGGCCATGGTGACAGGCAGGCACGAGGCGCGAGTCCTTCTTGGCCGCCATCTGCCGGAGTACAGAGAACCTGCAAGTTCTGTCAGCTAATGTAGATCGGTCAAAAGCGGAAGGGACTTACCCATCCGTCGTCAAAGGATTGGCGGATGATAATATGTTGACCTTCGCGGAGGTCCAGCTGTCCGACCTTCTTAGGTTGGAACGCAATCTCAACCCGATACACGCTGGTCGACGACGGCACCATGCTGGTGATTGCCAACAAATTTTGGCCATTACCATTGCGCGGGGGTGGACCATTTTCCTGTGCCCCATGATCCGGTGCCGGATTGTCCGGGGCCGGAGGGGAAGGGCTAGGGCTTTGCTCGGGAGCTTTGTCATTGTGCTCCGGCTCACTCTCCTGCATATTGTGGGATAGTCCAGATTTCGGTTCAACAGACTCGGAGCTTTCCATCTGGGGCCGACCAGAGACCACTCGCCGGACGGTTGGGGTTTGGTCTCGTGCTATGCTTTCGCTTGGCGAAACGACCAGTGTCGGGGTCGATTCATTAATGTCCGCTTTCTCCGCCGCAATCGAGTCATTCCGGTCTGAGTCGTGGCCGGAGCTGTAATCTAGATCGTGGCCACGAACGTGGATACCGTCATTGCAGGGGTGATTGACATGTCCCTCCTGCGGCATGGGTGCCTTCTCCGGCTGCTCGTGAGAGCGGCGGTTGAACTTGGCCATCGCGAGGGAGCGGCGAACCGCGCCCAGCGCGCTTGCACCAGTCCCGACAGCAGTACCAAGGAAGTTGGTGTAAAACTGCGAAGTACGCTGCTTCGTATTGGCCAAAGACTGGCGGAAAGCGTCTCGAACCATTTTGGATCGGTTGGCTTCACTCTTTTGCTGGCGCTTTCTCTTGGCGAGCCAGAAGACCACGAAGCCTGCGACGAGTGCGACACCAAGGAGACCGGCAAGCGCCCCGGTGGCCTTGTGATATGATCCGTCGTCAGAGTCTTTCGTTGCCTCCGGTGTCGGAGAGGAAGTGGCCGACGATGTGGACGAGGTGGTAGGCGAAGTGGTATGGGTGCTGTCCGTCGTGGCCACCGAGGTTGTGAGGCTCGATGTTGGGTCCAAGGTCCCGGTGGTCAGCGTGGGAAGAGTATGTGTGGGTTGTTGGGCAGTCTGCATGGTTGCAACGGGCGCAACGTGGTTATTGACCAGGTTATGCCGTTCGCCTTCTTCTGCCGTGTCCGCATGGTGCTCCCCAGAGGCATGAGCGTCCGACAAAGTCGCATCCTTGTTGTCCTGCTCATGGCTTGGTTCAGTGGCATGGTGGTCGTTGTCCTTGTAGGACGACTGTTCATTGTCGGCGTCTGACGGGGTTTCCTGGATTTGCTGACTCGATTGCTTTGGCTTGGAGTGCACTTCCTGTGCATTCTGCTGGGACGAGGAGCTTTGCTGTTGAGCATTTGTGTTGGCAGCGTCAGAATTCGCTTGCTGCTGCCCCGCAACGCCCTGTCCATGCAAGTAGCCACTGTTCGGCGTCCCTTGTTGGCTGTGTTGCTGGCCGGTATCCTGTGTGTTTGAACTCTGTTGGTAGGCACCGCTGCTGTAGGAGCCACTCGGGGATCCGCTGGGAAATCCCCTGTGGGACCCGCTTTGGGAACCCGCGTTATACGAGCCGGTGTTTTGCGTGTTGGTGTTCTGGGATCCGGCATACTGGGAGCCGCTGTACTGCGAGCCAGCCTTCTGAGACCCGTTCCCCAGCGAGCTGTCGTACTCGGAACCACTGTACTGTGAGCCACTTTGAGAGCCACTCTCATATCCCTGATACTGCTGCCTTCCCCGGGAAGCCTGGTCAGCAGTAGCTAGAGACGAGTCTTGCCGTGTGGTgctgtccttcttcttggaaGGGTAGGAGCCATCTTCTGCCGCCATCTGGCCTTTCTCTCCAGTATGGTAGCTAGATGGGTGATAGTAACCATCGTCGTAGGAGCTGCTGCCGTGGCCCTGCACTGCGCTGTCGGAATCTCTTGCTGTCAATGCAAGCCCGTCTCCAGCTGGACCTCGGGTCGGTCGGTTTTCCTGTCCATATCTAGTCGGTGCCATGATGTCGATGGGCTTGGTCAGGTCGTTTAAATCGAgataagaaaagaaaaaaaggaatgAATGACTGGTCGACAATATTAAGGAACGAATGAACGACAGAGGTAAGAAAgacgaaaagaaagaacgAAAGAAGGGGCAAAAGACCTGCCAGGTGCCGACTACCTACCAATTACCTTCAcacgacaaggaaagagaaagtaAATCCAAGCCGGAGACGAAAGAGGTTCCCTGgggaataaatgatatggcAACCGGATACCAGGGAGGTGGAAGCGTTCATTCTCCAGCACAATTGTGTACCGCTCGTAACTGTGCGGCATTCAAAACATTGCCCAAAAAAGTATAGATGTGAAATACCACTCGATCCCGACTGACATTTGGCGATGCATCTTTGCGACGTGGAATGGAGCCAGGAATGGAGCATTGTTATGCGGGCCGGTAAACAGTACTCGGTGCCAGCATTCTACTCTCTATAAACAAAGGCCTCGAGTAATTCTGCAGTGGTTTCATGCCCCATTCATGTCTGTTAGTTTCAATTTGCCGTACGAGCAGTCAATCCGTCAAGTGACCGTAAACGTACTATTCTATCCCGAACGTCCTGCGCTGTAACTGTACCCTACATAGTACATCTAGGCAGGA from Aspergillus chevalieri M1 DNA, chromosome 1, nearly complete sequence includes the following:
- a CDS encoding uncharacterized protein (COG:S;~EggNog:ENOG410Q1KZ;~InterPro:IPR001452,IPR036028;~TransMembrane:1 (o377-397i);~go_function: GO:0005515 - protein binding [Evidence IEA]); translation: MAPTRYGQENRPTRGPAGDGLALTARDSDSAVQGHGSSSYDDGYYHPSSYHTGEKGQMAAEDGSYPSKKKDSTTRQDSSLATADQASRGRQQYQGYESGSQSGSQYSGSEYDSSLGNGSQKAGSQYSGSQYAGSQNTNTQNTGSYNAGSQSGSHRGFPSGSPSGSYSSGAYQQSSNTQDTGQQHSQQGTPNSGYLHGQGVAGQQQANSDAANTNAQQQSSSSQQNAQEVHSKPKQSSQQIQETPSDADNEQSSYKDNDHHATEPSHEQDNKDATLSDAHASGEHHADTAEEGERHNLVNNHVAPVATMQTAQQPTHTLPTLTTGTLDPTSSLTTSVATTDSTHTTSPTTSSTSSATSSPTPEATKDSDDGSYHKATGALAGLLGVALVAGFVVFWLAKRKRQQKSEANRSKMVRDAFRQSLANTKQRTSQFYTNFLGTAVGTGASALGAVRRSLAMAKFNRRSHEQPEKAPMPQEGHVNHPCNDGIHVRGHDLDYSSGHDSDRNDSIAAEKADINESTPTLVVSPSESIARDQTPTVRRVVSGRPQMESSESVEPKSGLSHNMQESEPEHNDKAPEQSPSPSPPAPDNPAPDHGAQENGPPPRNGNGQNLLAITSMVPSSTSVYRVEIAFQPKKVGQLDLREGQHIIIRQSFDDGWVLCTPADGGQEGLAPRACLSPWPIKNASSASSSKHNLSDGTRTPESPTVPGTPRFYSHFFSARSVTQ